The following coding sequences lie in one Bordetella genomosp. 9 genomic window:
- the prpB gene encoding methylisocitrate lyase → MSRPSSPGARFRQALVEESPLQIIGAINANHALLAKRAGYRAIYLSGGGVAAGSLGLPDLGINTLDDVLTDVRRITDVCDLPLLVDIDTGFGPSAFNIARTVKSLIKFGAAACHIEDQVGAKRCGHRPGKEIVSTEEMVDRVKAAADARTDTDFYLIARTDAIASHGVEAAIDRACRCVEAGADAIFAEAAYDLPTYDRFVKAVKVPVLANITEFGKTPLFTVDELKSVGVGMVLYPLSAFRAMNKAAEAVYTAIRRDGHQKNVLDLMQTRDELYDRIGYHEFESRLDALFQQQKSK, encoded by the coding sequence ATGTCACGACCCTCATCGCCTGGCGCCCGGTTTCGTCAGGCGCTCGTTGAAGAATCGCCGCTGCAGATTATTGGCGCCATCAACGCCAACCATGCGCTGCTGGCCAAGCGTGCGGGGTATCGGGCCATTTACCTGTCGGGCGGCGGCGTGGCCGCGGGCTCGCTGGGTCTGCCGGACCTGGGCATCAATACGCTGGACGACGTCCTGACCGACGTGCGGCGCATTACCGATGTGTGCGATCTGCCGTTGCTGGTGGATATCGATACCGGCTTTGGGCCATCCGCGTTCAATATCGCCCGCACGGTCAAAAGCCTGATCAAGTTCGGCGCGGCGGCATGCCATATCGAAGACCAGGTGGGCGCCAAGCGTTGCGGGCATCGGCCCGGCAAGGAGATCGTGTCCACAGAAGAAATGGTGGACCGCGTCAAGGCAGCGGCCGACGCCCGTACCGATACGGACTTTTATCTGATTGCCCGCACCGATGCCATCGCCTCGCACGGCGTGGAAGCGGCCATCGACCGCGCATGCCGCTGCGTCGAAGCCGGCGCGGACGCCATCTTTGCCGAAGCGGCCTACGACCTGCCCACCTACGACCGCTTCGTCAAGGCAGTCAAGGTGCCCGTGCTGGCGAACATCACGGAATTCGGCAAGACGCCTCTGTTCACCGTCGACGAACTGAAGAGCGTGGGCGTCGGCATGGTGCTTTATCCGCTATCCGCGTTCCGCGCCATGAACAAGGCCGCCGAAGCGGTGTACACCGCGATCCGGCGCGATGGACACCAGAAGAATGTGCTGGACCTGATGCAGACGCGCGACGAACTGTACGACCGCATCGGGTACCACGAGTTCGAGTCGCGGCT
- a CDS encoding malate dehydrogenase yields MSKPALRVAVTGAAGQIGYALLFRIASGEMLGKDQPVILQLLEIPDEKAQKALKGVMMELDDCAFPLLQEMTAHSDPRTAFKDADIALLVGARPRGPGMERKDLLTVNAQIFTAQGRALNEVAKRDVKVLVVGNPANTNAYIAMKSAPDLPAENFTAMLRLDHNRALSQLAAKSGKAVADIEKLIVWGNHSPTMYPDIRFATVGGQSLAKLINDDAWNRDVFIPTVGKRGAAIIDARGLSSAASAANAAIDHVRDWVLGSNGKWVTMGVPSDGSYGIPEGIIYGVPVTTENGKYTRVTGLEIDAFSRERMDLTLKELLEERDGVKDLLK; encoded by the coding sequence ATGTCCAAGCCCGCTTTGCGCGTCGCCGTTACCGGCGCCGCCGGTCAAATCGGCTACGCCCTGCTGTTTCGCATTGCTTCCGGCGAAATGCTCGGCAAAGATCAGCCCGTCATCCTGCAACTGCTGGAGATCCCGGACGAAAAGGCCCAGAAGGCGCTGAAGGGCGTCATGATGGAACTGGACGACTGCGCCTTCCCGCTGCTGCAGGAAATGACTGCTCACAGCGATCCGCGCACCGCCTTCAAGGACGCCGACATCGCCCTGCTCGTGGGAGCCCGTCCCCGCGGCCCCGGCATGGAGCGCAAGGACCTGTTGACCGTCAACGCCCAGATCTTCACCGCCCAGGGCCGTGCCCTGAACGAAGTCGCCAAGCGCGACGTCAAAGTGCTGGTGGTCGGCAACCCGGCCAACACCAATGCCTACATCGCCATGAAGTCGGCGCCGGACCTGCCCGCCGAAAACTTCACCGCCATGCTTCGCCTGGACCACAACCGCGCGCTGTCGCAATTGGCGGCAAAGTCGGGCAAGGCCGTGGCCGACATCGAGAAGCTGATCGTGTGGGGCAACCACTCGCCGACGATGTACCCGGATATCCGCTTCGCCACCGTCGGCGGCCAGAGCCTGGCCAAGCTGATCAACGATGACGCCTGGAACCGCGACGTGTTCATCCCGACAGTGGGCAAGCGCGGCGCGGCGATCATCGACGCGCGCGGCCTGTCGTCCGCCGCTTCCGCCGCCAACGCCGCCATCGATCACGTGCGCGACTGGGTGCTGGGCAGCAACGGCAAATGGGTCACGATGGGTGTGCCCTCGGATGGCTCCTACGGCATCCCCGAAGGCATCATCTATGGCGTGCCGGTTACCACGGAGAACGGCAAGTACACGCGCGTCACCGGCCTGGAAATCGACGCCTTCTCGCGTGAACGCATGGACCTGACGCTGAAAGAGCTGCTGGAAGAGCGCGACGGCGTGAAAGACCTGCTGAAGTAA
- a CDS encoding GntR family transcriptional regulator, translated as MADPRPETPTRTKGAAGQGGASAAFSPLYRQIKELLVQSLDRGEWKPGELIPSEIDLAARFQVSQGTVRKAVDELAAEHVLLRRQGKGTFVATHHEARVRYRFLRLASDEGAEAERAESRILECRRVRATAEIARALELRAGETVVAIRRLLTFGGIPTVLDDIYLPGSVFRRLTLELLTANKAPLYGFLESEFGVSMIRADEKLRAVGATTEAAAALNVAPGTPLLQVDRTSYTYGDRPMEIRRGLYLTDRYHYRNSLN; from the coding sequence ATGGCAGATCCCAGGCCCGAAACTCCTACGCGAACCAAGGGCGCCGCCGGTCAAGGCGGCGCCAGCGCCGCTTTCAGCCCGCTGTACCGGCAGATCAAGGAATTGCTGGTCCAAAGCCTGGATCGCGGCGAATGGAAGCCGGGTGAACTCATCCCGAGCGAAATCGACCTGGCCGCGCGTTTCCAGGTCAGTCAGGGCACCGTCCGCAAGGCCGTCGACGAACTGGCGGCCGAACATGTGCTGCTGCGGCGGCAGGGCAAGGGCACCTTCGTTGCGACCCATCACGAAGCGCGCGTCCGCTACCGTTTCCTGCGGCTGGCCAGCGACGAAGGTGCGGAAGCCGAACGTGCCGAAAGCCGCATCCTGGAATGCCGTCGCGTGCGGGCCACGGCTGAAATCGCCCGCGCGCTGGAGCTTCGCGCGGGCGAAACCGTAGTGGCGATCCGCCGCCTGCTCACTTTCGGCGGCATTCCCACGGTGCTGGACGATATCTATCTGCCCGGCTCCGTGTTCCGCAGGCTGACGCTGGAACTGCTCACCGCCAACAAGGCGCCCCTGTACGGTTTCCTGGAATCCGAATTCGGCGTGAGCATGATCCGCGCCGATGAAAAACTGCGCGCCGTCGGCGCCACGACGGAAGCCGCGGCGGCGTTGAATGTCGCGCCGGGTACGCCTTTGCTGCAGGTCGACCGGACTTCCTACACTTACGGCGACCGGCCGATGGAGATCCGTCGGGGCCTGTATCTGACCGATCGATACCACTATCGCAATAGTTTGAATTGA
- the sdhC gene encoding succinate dehydrogenase, cytochrome b556 subunit, giving the protein MSDSAAKPRPQFRNISIPQILSYRLPLPGKVSILHRISGALLFLCLPLVLLPLLAASVGSPESFASVAGIAGNPIVKLILLVLIWGYLHHFCAGIRYLVLDLHKGIEKAQAQKSAGVVLGVSLALTVVFGLKLFGAW; this is encoded by the coding sequence ATGTCCGACTCAGCTGCCAAGCCGCGTCCGCAGTTTCGCAATATCAGCATTCCCCAGATCCTCAGTTACCGCCTGCCGCTTCCCGGCAAGGTCTCCATCCTGCACCGCATCAGCGGCGCCTTGCTGTTCCTCTGTCTCCCGCTGGTCCTGCTGCCACTGCTGGCCGCGAGCGTGGGCTCCCCGGAAAGCTTCGCGAGCGTGGCGGGGATCGCGGGCAATCCCATCGTCAAGCTGATCCTGCTGGTTTTGATCTGGGGCTATCTGCATCACTTCTGTGCCGGCATCCGCTATCTGGTGCTGGATCTGCACAAGGGAATCGAAAAAGCCCAGGCGCAGAAGAGCGCCGGCGTGGTTCTGGGGGTCAGCCTGGCGCTGACCGTGGTGTTCGGTCTGAAACTGTTCGGAGCCTGGTAA
- the sdhD gene encoding succinate dehydrogenase, hydrophobic membrane anchor protein, whose translation MAVSKNYGAKRLVVGAHYGTLDFIAQRITAIILALYTIVLLVGILIMPGFTYENWKALFAFHVFALPLGQMLATLAFVSLIWHAWIGVRDIWMDYVRPVGVRLLMQVLTILWLVGSLVYFAQIIWRL comes from the coding sequence ATGGCTGTCAGCAAGAATTACGGCGCGAAGCGCCTGGTCGTAGGTGCGCACTACGGCACTCTCGATTTCATCGCCCAGCGCATCACCGCCATCATCCTGGCGCTGTACACGATCGTGCTGCTGGTCGGCATTCTGATCATGCCGGGCTTCACTTACGAGAACTGGAAGGCCCTGTTCGCCTTCCACGTGTTCGCCTTGCCGCTGGGCCAGATGCTGGCCACGCTGGCCTTCGTGTCGCTGATCTGGCATGCCTGGATCGGTGTGCGGGATATTTGGATGGACTACGTCAGGCCCGTGGGCGTGCGCCTGCTGATGCAAGTCCTGACCATCCTGTGGCTGGTGGGCTCGCTCGTGTACTTCGCGCAAATCATCTGGAGGCTCTAA
- the sdhA gene encoding succinate dehydrogenase flavoprotein subunit: MVAVMNSLPRRQFDVVVVGAGGAGMRCSLQLAQAGLSVAVLSKVFPTRSHTVAAQGGVSASLGNMSEDNWYWHMYDTVKGSDWLGDQDAIEFMCREAPSAVYEMEHFGMPFDRNPDGTIYQRPFGGHTANFGEKPVQRACAAADRTGHALLHTLYQRNVASRTQFFVEWMALDLLRSESGDIVGVTALEMETGEIYILEAKTTVLATGGAGRIWAASTNAFINTGDGLGMAARAGIPLQDMEFWQFHPTGVAGAGVLITEGVRGEGGILLNKDGERFMERYAPTLKDLAPRDFVSRSMDQEIKEGRGCGPDGSYVVLKLDHLGAETINKRLPSIREIAIKFGNVDPIKEPIPVVPTIHYQMGGIPTNYHGQVVTWQNGESKVVNGLYAIGECAAVSVHGANRLGTNSLLDLIVFGRATGNHIVASHPERQHSHQKVSQASLDASLDRVNKLESRTSGEKTQDVANAIRMSMQRHCGVFRTLELLNEGVTQIEELAKQADHIAFKDKSKVFNTARVEALELANMTEVARATIKSAANRTESRGAHALNDHPTRDDENWLKHTLWYSEGGRLDYKPVQMKPLTVESFPPKARTF; the protein is encoded by the coding sequence GTGGTCGCTGTCATGAATTCCCTGCCGCGCCGCCAATTCGATGTGGTGGTCGTCGGCGCCGGCGGTGCCGGCATGCGCTGCTCCCTGCAACTGGCCCAGGCGGGCCTGTCGGTGGCGGTGCTTTCCAAAGTGTTCCCCACCCGTTCGCACACCGTGGCCGCACAGGGCGGCGTGAGCGCGTCGCTGGGCAACATGAGCGAGGACAACTGGTACTGGCACATGTACGACACCGTGAAGGGTTCGGACTGGCTGGGCGACCAGGACGCCATCGAGTTCATGTGCCGCGAGGCGCCGAGCGCGGTGTATGAGATGGAGCACTTCGGCATGCCGTTCGACCGCAACCCGGACGGCACCATCTACCAGCGTCCCTTCGGCGGCCACACCGCCAACTTCGGCGAAAAGCCGGTGCAGCGCGCCTGTGCCGCCGCCGACCGTACCGGCCATGCGCTGCTGCACACGCTGTATCAGCGCAACGTTGCCTCGCGCACGCAGTTCTTCGTCGAATGGATGGCGCTGGACCTGCTGCGCAGCGAAAGCGGCGACATCGTCGGCGTGACCGCGCTGGAGATGGAAACCGGCGAGATCTACATCCTGGAAGCCAAGACCACCGTGCTCGCCACAGGCGGCGCCGGCCGCATCTGGGCCGCGTCGACCAATGCCTTCATCAATACTGGTGACGGGCTGGGCATGGCCGCCCGCGCGGGCATCCCGCTGCAGGATATGGAGTTCTGGCAATTCCACCCGACCGGCGTGGCCGGCGCCGGCGTGCTCATTACCGAGGGCGTGCGCGGCGAGGGCGGCATCCTGCTGAACAAGGACGGCGAACGCTTCATGGAGCGCTACGCGCCCACGCTGAAGGACCTGGCGCCGCGCGATTTCGTGTCCCGTTCGATGGACCAGGAAATCAAGGAAGGCCGCGGTTGCGGTCCGGACGGCAGCTATGTGGTCCTGAAGCTGGATCACCTGGGCGCCGAGACGATCAACAAGCGTCTGCCGTCGATTCGCGAAATCGCGATCAAGTTCGGCAACGTCGATCCGATCAAGGAACCCATCCCGGTCGTGCCCACCATCCACTATCAGATGGGCGGCATTCCGACCAACTACCACGGTCAGGTCGTGACCTGGCAGAACGGCGAATCGAAGGTCGTGAATGGCCTGTACGCGATCGGCGAGTGCGCCGCGGTGTCGGTGCACGGCGCCAACCGCCTGGGCACCAACTCGCTGCTGGACCTGATCGTTTTCGGCCGCGCCACGGGCAATCACATCGTCGCTTCGCATCCCGAACGCCAGCATTCGCACCAGAAGGTGTCGCAGGCCTCGCTGGATGCGTCGCTGGACCGCGTCAACAAGCTGGAATCGCGCACCTCGGGCGAGAAGACCCAGGACGTCGCCAACGCCATCCGTATGTCCATGCAGCGCCATTGCGGCGTGTTCCGCACGCTGGAGCTGCTGAACGAAGGCGTCACGCAGATCGAGGAGCTTGCCAAGCAGGCGGATCACATCGCTTTCAAGGACAAGTCCAAGGTGTTCAACACGGCTCGCGTGGAAGCGCTGGAGCTGGCCAACATGACCGAAGTGGCGCGCGCCACGATCAAGTCGGCGGCCAACCGTACCGAAAGCCGCGGCGCGCATGCGTTGAACGATCATCCCACGCGCGACGACGAGAACTGGCTGAAGCACACCCTCTGGTATTCCGAGGGCGGCCGCCTGGACTACAAGCCCGTACAGATGAAGCCCCTGACGGTCGAGTCCTTCCCGCCCAAGGCGCGTACTTTCTAA
- a CDS encoding succinate dehydrogenase iron-sulfur subunit — translation MSTKRIVKFEIYRYDPDKDERPYMQKLEVELQPNDKMLLDALVRIKNDVDDSLALRRSCREGVCGSDAMNINGKNGLACITNLRELKEPIVLKPLPGLPVIRDLIVDMTHFFNQYHSVKPYLINDTPPPERERLQSPEAREELDGLYECILCACCSTSCPSFWWNPDKFVGPAGLLQAYRFIADSRDEATGARLDNLEDPYRLFRCHTIMNCVDVCPKGLNPTKAIGKIRELMVRRTV, via the coding sequence ATGAGCACCAAGCGAATCGTTAAATTCGAGATCTACCGCTACGATCCGGACAAGGACGAGCGTCCCTATATGCAGAAGCTCGAGGTCGAGCTTCAGCCCAACGACAAGATGCTGCTGGATGCGCTGGTCCGCATCAAGAACGACGTCGATGACAGCCTCGCGCTGCGCCGTTCGTGCCGCGAAGGCGTGTGCGGCTCGGACGCGATGAACATCAACGGGAAGAACGGCCTTGCCTGTATCACGAACCTGCGTGAACTGAAGGAACCCATCGTCCTGAAGCCGCTGCCCGGGCTGCCCGTGATCCGCGATCTGATCGTGGACATGACGCACTTCTTCAACCAGTACCATTCGGTCAAGCCGTACCTGATCAATGACACGCCGCCGCCCGAGCGCGAGCGTCTGCAGTCGCCCGAGGCCCGGGAAGAGCTGGACGGCCTGTACGAGTGCATCCTGTGCGCATGCTGCTCGACGTCGTGCCCGTCGTTCTGGTGGAACCCCGACAAGTTCGTCGGCCCGGCCGGCCTGCTGCAGGCATACCGCTTCATCGCGGACAGCCGCGACGAGGCGACCGGCGCGCGCCTGGACAACCTGGAGGATCCGTACCGGCTGTTCCGCTGCCACACCATCATGAATTGCGTGGACGTCTGTCCCAAGGGTCTGAACCCGACGAAGGCGATCGGGAAGATCCGGGAACTGATGGTGCGAAGGACTGTGTGA
- a CDS encoding succinate dehydrogenase assembly factor 2 yields MNALTELERARLRWRARRGLLENDLIITKYLDAYESQLTDADVAALTQLFELGDNDLLDLLLGRSEPEGALDTPKLREIIAKMREL; encoded by the coding sequence TTGAACGCGCTGACGGAACTGGAGCGCGCGCGCCTGCGCTGGCGGGCGCGTCGTGGGCTGCTTGAGAACGACCTGATTATTACGAAGTACCTGGACGCGTACGAGTCGCAGTTGACCGACGCGGACGTTGCGGCGCTGACGCAGCTTTTCGAGCTGGGCGACAATGACCTGCTCGACTTGCTGCTGGGGCGCAGTGAGCCAGAAGGTGCACTGGACACGCCGAAGCTACGCGAAATCATTGCCAAGATGCGCGAGCTGTAA
- the gltA gene encoding citrate synthase, with product MKLSDKKATLTFSDGTAPIEFPIYQGSVGPDVIDIRKLYGQSGMFTYDPGFMSTASCSSAITYIDGDKGELLYRGYPIEQLAVNCDFLDVCYLILNGELPTPEQKKDFDSQVTHHTMVNEQLHFFLRGFRRDAHPMAVLTGLVGALSAFYHDSLDITNPQHRHISAIRLIAKMPTLVAMAYKYSQGQPFIYPQNNLSYTGNFLRMMFATPCEDYQVNEVVERALDRIFILHADHEQNASTSTVRLCGSSGTNPFAAIAAGVACLWGPAHGGANEACLQMLEELQANGGVAKVGEFMEKVKDKNSGVRLMGFGHRVYKNYDPRAKLMQQTCKEVLAALNLENDPLFKLAMELERIALEDQYFVDRKLYPNVDFYSGIVQRAIGIPTALFTANFALARTVGWIAQWNEMLTDPDYKIGRPRQLFTGSPRRDVKRGK from the coding sequence ATGAAACTGTCAGACAAAAAGGCCACCCTAACGTTTTCGGACGGCACCGCTCCGATTGAGTTTCCGATTTACCAGGGTTCGGTAGGTCCGGACGTTATCGACATTCGCAAGCTGTACGGCCAGTCCGGGATGTTCACCTACGACCCCGGCTTCATGTCGACGGCGTCGTGCTCTTCCGCCATCACCTACATCGACGGCGACAAGGGTGAGCTGCTGTACCGCGGCTATCCGATCGAGCAGCTGGCCGTCAATTGCGATTTCCTGGACGTCTGCTATCTGATCCTGAACGGCGAGCTGCCCACGCCGGAGCAGAAGAAGGACTTCGATTCCCAGGTGACGCATCACACCATGGTGAACGAGCAGCTGCACTTCTTCCTGCGCGGCTTCCGCCGTGACGCCCACCCGATGGCCGTGCTGACGGGCCTGGTCGGCGCGCTGTCGGCCTTCTATCACGACTCGCTGGACATCACGAATCCGCAACATCGCCACATTTCGGCGATCCGCCTCATCGCCAAGATGCCCACGCTGGTGGCGATGGCGTACAAGTACTCGCAGGGCCAGCCCTTCATCTATCCGCAGAACAACCTGTCGTACACCGGCAATTTCCTGCGCATGATGTTCGCCACGCCGTGCGAGGACTACCAGGTGAACGAAGTTGTCGAGCGTGCGCTGGACCGCATCTTCATCCTGCATGCCGACCACGAGCAGAATGCCTCGACGTCCACCGTGCGTCTGTGCGGTTCGTCGGGCACCAACCCGTTTGCCGCGATCGCGGCGGGCGTGGCATGCCTGTGGGGCCCCGCGCACGGCGGCGCGAACGAAGCCTGCCTGCAGATGCTTGAAGAGTTGCAGGCCAATGGCGGCGTGGCCAAGGTCGGCGAGTTCATGGAGAAGGTCAAGGACAAGAACTCGGGCGTGCGCCTGATGGGCTTCGGTCATCGCGTCTACAAGAACTACGATCCCCGCGCCAAGCTGATGCAGCAGACTTGCAAGGAAGTGCTGGCCGCGTTGAACCTGGAGAACGATCCGCTGTTCAAGCTGGCCATGGAGCTGGAGCGCATCGCGCTGGAAGACCAGTACTTCGTGGATCGCAAGCTGTACCCGAACGTGGACTTCTACTCGGGCATCGTCCAGCGCGCCATCGGCATCCCGACCGCGCTGTTCACCGCGAACTTCGCCCTGGCCCGCACGGTCGGCTGGATCGCCCAGTGGAACGAAATGCTGACCGACCCCGATTACAAGATCGGCCGTCCGCGCCAGCTGTTCACCGGTTCGCCCCGCCGCGACGTCAAGCGCGGGAAGTAG
- a CDS encoding DUF2214 family protein, with protein MLTDALLAWLHFMAIFTLIVPLTAQAVLLRPDMPAVAVRRLAVYDRVYLASALGVIVTGLLRLFYGAKGVAFIAPNPWFHAKMTLFVLIALLSLRPTLAFLRWQRQARMLPGFVPTNTEIKRIRRWVMAQAHLFVFLPLFAALMARGIR; from the coding sequence ATGTTGACCGACGCTTTGCTCGCCTGGCTTCACTTCATGGCGATCTTTACCCTTATCGTTCCCCTGACAGCCCAGGCCGTTCTGCTTCGGCCCGACATGCCCGCCGTCGCGGTCCGGCGCCTGGCGGTATACGACCGCGTCTATCTGGCGAGCGCCCTTGGCGTCATCGTCACCGGTCTGCTGCGGCTTTTCTACGGCGCCAAGGGCGTGGCGTTCATTGCGCCCAATCCGTGGTTTCACGCCAAGATGACGCTATTCGTGCTCATCGCCCTGCTGTCGCTGCGCCCCACCCTGGCCTTCCTGCGCTGGCAGCGGCAGGCCCGCATGCTGCCCGGCTTCGTGCCGACCAACACCGAGATCAAGCGGATACGCCGCTGGGTCATGGCCCAGGCGCATCTCTTCGTTTTCCTGCCGTTGTTCGCCGCGCTGATGGCGCGCGGCATACGCTAG
- a CDS encoding NADP-dependent malic enzyme — translation MDETLTKLALDYHAHPTPGKISVTPTKTLANQDDLSLAYSPGVAAACMAIHSGGDDAASKYTSRGNLVGVITNGTAVLGLGNIGPLAAKPVMEGKGCLFKKFAGIDVFDIELAETDPDKLVDIIAALEPTLGGVNLEDIKAPECFYIEKKLRERMKIPVFHDDQHGTAIISSAAILNGLKVVGKQMDQVKLVCSGAGAAAIACLDLLVHLGVRRENIFVTDSRGVIWEGRDAEMEPNKKRYAQNTQARTLADIVKGADVFLGCSTAGVLTADMVKTMADKPLILALANPEPEIRPEIAKAARPDCIIATGRSDYPNQVNNVLCFPFIFRGAMDAGATRITEEMKLACVKAIAELAEAEQNDEVARAYAGQELSFGPDYIIPKPFDPRLIVKIAPAVAQAAAESGVATRPIQDMEAYRQKLMGFVYHSGPLMRPLFHQAKQAPKRVIYADGEDERVLRAVQTVVDEKLARPILIGRPSVIEMRIRKFGLRLAVGETIEIVDPEDDARFNETWSSYYQMRGRHGVTPAIAKAMVRKHNTLIGAMLLRRGDADALLCGVGSRYDNQLKYVDEVIGRKPGANAYAALNVLMLPDQTLFIADTHVNEDPTAEELADITIQAADEMLRFGVVPKVALLSHSNFGSRRTASSNKMAQARQIVSERAPHLEVDGEMHADAALSEAIRMASYPDSTLKGPANLLIMPNLDTGNITYNMLKMTGSHGIAMGPILLGAARPVHILTNSATVRRIVNMTALAVVDAQQEAAEAAKAANRR, via the coding sequence ATGGACGAAACCCTCACCAAACTGGCGCTGGATTATCACGCCCATCCCACGCCGGGCAAGATTTCCGTGACGCCAACGAAGACGCTGGCGAACCAGGACGATCTGTCGCTGGCCTACTCGCCCGGCGTCGCCGCGGCCTGCATGGCAATCCATTCGGGCGGCGACGACGCCGCCTCCAAATACACCTCGCGCGGCAACCTTGTCGGCGTGATCACCAACGGGACGGCCGTCCTGGGCCTGGGCAATATCGGCCCCCTCGCCGCCAAGCCGGTCATGGAAGGCAAGGGCTGCCTGTTCAAAAAATTCGCCGGCATCGACGTTTTCGACATCGAACTGGCCGAAACCGATCCGGACAAACTGGTCGATATCATCGCCGCGCTCGAACCCACGCTGGGCGGCGTGAACCTGGAAGACATCAAGGCGCCGGAATGCTTCTATATCGAAAAGAAGCTGCGCGAGCGGATGAAAATTCCGGTCTTCCACGATGACCAGCATGGCACGGCGATCATCTCGTCGGCCGCCATCCTGAACGGCCTGAAGGTGGTCGGCAAGCAGATGGATCAGGTGAAGCTGGTCTGCTCGGGCGCCGGCGCGGCGGCCATCGCATGCCTGGACCTGCTGGTGCACCTGGGCGTGCGGCGCGAAAACATCTTCGTGACCGATTCCCGGGGCGTGATCTGGGAAGGCCGGGACGCCGAGATGGAGCCGAACAAGAAGCGCTATGCCCAGAACACGCAGGCGCGCACGCTGGCCGATATCGTCAAGGGCGCCGACGTCTTCCTGGGCTGCTCGACCGCCGGTGTGCTGACGGCCGATATGGTCAAGACCATGGCCGACAAGCCGCTGATTCTGGCGCTGGCGAATCCCGAGCCCGAGATCCGCCCGGAAATCGCCAAGGCGGCGCGGCCGGACTGCATCATCGCCACCGGCCGTTCGGACTACCCGAACCAGGTCAACAACGTGCTGTGCTTCCCCTTCATCTTCCGTGGCGCCATGGACGCCGGCGCCACGCGCATCACGGAGGAAATGAAGCTGGCCTGCGTGAAGGCCATCGCCGAACTGGCCGAAGCCGAGCAGAACGACGAGGTGGCGCGCGCCTACGCCGGGCAGGAACTGAGCTTCGGCCCCGACTACATCATTCCCAAGCCCTTCGATCCGCGCCTGATCGTGAAGATCGCGCCCGCCGTGGCGCAGGCTGCCGCCGAGTCGGGCGTGGCCACCCGCCCGATCCAGGACATGGAAGCTTACCGCCAGAAGCTGATGGGCTTCGTGTACCACTCGGGGCCGCTGATGCGCCCGCTGTTCCACCAGGCCAAGCAGGCGCCCAAGCGCGTGATCTACGCCGACGGCGAGGACGAACGCGTCCTGCGCGCCGTGCAGACGGTGGTCGATGAAAAACTGGCCCGCCCCATCCTGATCGGCCGCCCCTCCGTCATCGAAATGCGCATCCGGAAGTTCGGGCTGCGCCTGGCGGTGGGCGAGACGATCGAAATCGTCGACCCGGAGGACGATGCGCGCTTCAACGAAACCTGGAGCAGCTATTACCAGATGCGCGGCCGCCACGGCGTCACGCCGGCCATCGCCAAGGCCATGGTCCGCAAGCACAACACGCTGATCGGCGCGATGCTCCTGCGACGCGGCGATGCGGACGCCCTGCTTTGCGGCGTCGGCAGCCGCTACGACAACCAGTTGAAGTACGTCGACGAAGTCATCGGGCGCAAGCCCGGCGCCAATGCCTACGCCGCGCTCAACGTGTTGATGCTGCCTGACCAGACCCTGTTCATCGCGGACACGCACGTCAACGAGGACCCGACCGCCGAGGAGCTGGCCGACATCACCATCCAGGCCGCCGACGAGATGCTGCGCTTTGGCGTGGTGCCGAAGGTGGCCCTGCTGTCGCATTCGAACTTCGGCAGCCGCCGTACGGCCTCCTCCAACAAGATGGCCCAGGCCCGCCAGATCGTTTCCGAACGCGCGCCGCACCTGGAGGTGGATGGCGAAATGCATGCTGATGCCGCCCTGTCCGAAGCCATTCGCATGGCCTCGTATCCGGACAGCACGCTGAAGGGACCGGCCAACCTGCTGATCATGCCCAACCTGGATACCGGCAACATCACCTACAACATGCTGAAGATGACCGGCAGCCACGGCATCGCCATGGGGCCCATCCTGCTGGGCGCGGCGCGTCCCGTGCATATCCTGACCAATAGCGCCACCGTGCGCCGCATCGTCAACATGACGGCGCTGGCGGTGGTGGATGCGCAGCAGGAAGCGGCGGAAGCGGCCAAAGCCGCCAATCGCCGCTGA